Proteins encoded in a region of the Patagioenas fasciata isolate bPatFas1 unplaced genomic scaffold, bPatFas1.hap1 Unplaced_1, whole genome shotgun sequence genome:
- the LOC139826684 gene encoding dynein axonemal heavy chain 9-like codes for MERIDKSLVYAMESAIIDWSHQIQEALKKESSEPLLQGSNPNPKVELEFWKNRCDDLECIYNQLTTRKVRNMMELLERVESSYIPAFKTMLMDVEAALTEAQDVHLRLTPLKRRLEDVERVEFSEVKPFLLPLLHVVCLIWVTSKHYNMPVRIVVLLQEICNLLIEQALVYLSPEDLLKGDMEESLGKVRMVLGILNMFKEAFEERREKLHMYYEPGQEVREWDFSSTMVFARLDTFLKRLEMVENVPPVAGALRWAQELRARIQVPFDHFRHIPHLCLDSAEGRRVIEKYEEMIQLLDRYQEKLYADWSQTVSEKSQYNLTQPLIRRDPETKLITVTFDPQLVSVLRELSYLSGSRLGAIPPTAAEIYSSKESYRQLAANLELMGNRYNKVLKTVLEVEYPLIQEQLWDINLKLKKAEETLNWKMEGVWDHISMVMDDVHDLEQRIQKAKNNVEEIQTIVGSWASPIFVRRDCKRESLLSLEDCQDRLERRYSLVRESGQRIHLLVKVRGDLLQGFVDSS; via the exons atggaacggatagataaatctctggtgtatgccatggagtcggccatcatagactggagccaccagatccaggaggcactgaagaaagagtcttcagagcctctcctgcaaggcagcaatccgaacccgaaggtggagctggagttctggaagaacag gtgtgatgacctggaatgcatttacaaccagctgacaacgaggaaggtcaggaacatgatggagctgctggagagagttgagagcagctacatcccagccttcaaaaccatgctaatggatgttgaggcag ctttgactgaagctcaggacgttcacctgcgcctgacacccctcaagcgccgcttggaagacgtagagagggttgagttcagcgaggtgaagcctttcctgctccccctgctccacgtggtgtgtttgatctgggtcacctccaagcactacaacatgcccgtgcggatagtggtgctgctccaggagatctgcaaccttctcattgagcag gccctggtgtacctgtctccagaagaccttctgaaaggggacatggaggagagcctgggcaaggtgcgaatggtgctcggtatcctgaacatgttcaaagaggcatttgaggagagaagggaaaaactgcacatgtattatgaaccaggccaagaagtgagggagtgggacttcagctccacgatggtgtttgcgaggctggacaccttcctgaagagactggagatggtggag aacgtgccgccggtggctggagcgctgcgctgggcgcaggagctgcgagcgcgaatccaggtgccgtttgatcacttcaggcacatcccacatct ctgcttggactctgctgaaggaagaagggtgatagagaagtatgaagaaatgatccagctgctcgacag gtatcaggagaagctctatgcagactggtcccagacagtctctgaaaaatcacagtacaaccttactcaaccgcttatccggcgagatccagaaaccaaactgatcacagttacttttgatccccag ctggtgtcggtgctgagggagctgagctacctgtctggcagccgcctgggagccatcccacccacggcagcagaaatctattcctccaaggagtcataccggcagctggcggccaacttggagctgatggggaacagatacaacaaggtcctgaagacagtcctggaggtcgaataccctctcatacaggagcagctgtgggatattaacttgaagctgaagaaggcagaagaaacactcaactggaagatggagg gtgtctgggatcacatctccatggtgatggatgatgtccatgacctcgagcagaggatacagaaagccaaaaacaatgttgaggagatccagaccatcgtgggatcgtgggcgtcgcccatatttgtgagaagagattgtaaaagagaatcgctgctgagcctggaggactgtcaggaccgcctggaacggcgttacagccttgtccgagagtcagggcagaggattcatctgctggtgaaggtgaggggggaccttctccaggggtttgttgactcttcatag